The proteins below are encoded in one region of Eulemur rufifrons isolate Redbay chromosome 2, OSU_ERuf_1, whole genome shotgun sequence:
- the LOC138398353 gene encoding cytoplasmic polyadenylated homeobox-like protein 2 — translation MASPGPGFPEDEDGHKEERGTKKKRKTKHRHKFTTEQLQKLKEIFTCIPYPDFTTRDELAKNFHCQLNVIDNWFQNTRARLPPEERRRIFVTWKQHNFQVQTHPLLSLQDTQAAAPNYDTKQSLSCAQKVLMGRAGSSSLEKHGVPSQRAGSSCSCLGLGTKNQPGGVLEDQGNTGSGHSPSYSSVTYLVPPISSMPYCVRKRTETRESQHARLFHSHYAHSEYGVGKEQEEQGKERPHCSLLQGQQQNDWQYHLKQHQQPQNYQERQPRARMQQPPLLSLGQDVHQGASDQPKARMQQPPLLSLRQDVHQGASDQPKARMQQPPLLSLRQDVHQGASSDQARARMQQPPLLSLGQDVHQGASSDQPRARMQQPPLLSLGQDGHQGTSDQPRAQMQQLWLERDQGCGSRK, via the coding sequence ATGGCTTCCCCCGGCCCTGGTTTTCCAGAAGATGAGGATGGTcataaggaagaaagaggaacaaagaaaaaaaggaaaacaaaacaccgACATAAATTTACTACGGAACAACTGCAGAAACTTAAGGAAATATTTACATGCATCCCTTATCCTGATTTTACAACCAGAGATGAACTGGCCAAAAACTTCCATTGTCAATTGAACGTCATCGATAACTGGTTCCAGAATACCAGAGCCAGACTTCCACCTGAGGAGAGACGCAGAATATTTGTTACATGGAAACAACACAATTTCCAAGTCCAAACCCATCCACTTTTAAGCCTCCAGGATACCCAGGCTGCTGCTCCCAACTATGACACCAAGCAGAGCCTCTCCTGTGCCCAGAAGGTTCTGATGGGTAGAGCTGGTTCCTCCTCTCTGGAGAAACACGGGGTTCCCAGTCAACGAGCGGGCTCCAGTTGCTCCTGTCTGGGCCTAGGCACTAAAAACCAACCAGGTGGTGTTTTGGAGGATCAAGGTAACACAGGAAGTGGGCATTCTCCAAGCTACAGCTCAGTAACATACCTTGTTCCTCCTATATCTTCTATGCCTTATTGTGTCAGAAAAAGAACCGAGACCAGGGAAAGCCAGCATGCAAGACTGTTTCATTCACATTATGCTCATAGTGAGTATGGAGTGGGAAAGGAGCAGGAAGAGCAGGGGAAAGAACGTCCTCATTGTTCACTGTTGCAAGGACAGCAGCAGAATGATTGGCAATATCACCTGAAGCAGCACCAACAGCCTCAGAATTATCAAGAGAGGCAACCCAGGGCTCGAATGCAGCAGCCACCGCTGCTGTCTCTGGGGCAAGACGTGCACCAAGGGGCTTCAGATCAACCCAAGGCTCGAATGCAGCAGCCACCGCTGCTGTCCCTGAGGCAAGACGTGCACCAAGGGGCTTCAGATCAACCCAAGGCTCGAATGCAGCAGCCACCGCTGCTGTCCCTGAGGCAAGACGTGCACCAAGGGGCTTCTTCAGATCAAGCCAGGGCTCGAATGCAGCAGCCACCGCTACTGTCCCTGGGGCAAGACGTGCACCAAGGGGCTTCTTCAGATCAACCCAGGGCTCGAATGCAGCAGCCACCGCTGCTGTCTCTGGGGCAAGACGGGCACCAAGGGACTTCAGATCAACCCAGGGCTCAAATGCAGCAGCTTTGGCTTGAGAGGGACCAAGGATGCGGGTCCAGGAAGTAG